The following are encoded in a window of Osmia bicornis bicornis chromosome 15, iOsmBic2.1, whole genome shotgun sequence genomic DNA:
- the LOC114878753 gene encoding zinc finger protein 608-like isoform X1, translated as MATTPLGGRLPNVNRKGPSPFVAASGAGNNINYSNANGTTGSNNNNNANNYNSGGNIGGGSNGNHVGKSNSTNSESCTTNKNNNNNNNNNNNNHHTNNNYVSHRNGGYENGGNNEKVCGNNGNDIGSSANNNNSSTSNSSCGGRHNGGGQVGSNVGGGGGGGGGGGGGSSSSSSSGHASRSKERGLTGKDHRDHRDHRDHRDNRDNRHHHHHHHHHHHHHHHHHHHHHQGRDRSSSSSSSSSSGQQRECKASTVAANTDELDPAATNATNNFEYDDNEWDIGIGDLIIDLDADIEKTRDEKLSSGTGMASTPASAASATNTTNHHHHHHHHHQLQNSANGLGSSNLSSSVTSASPNGCGQSSNSSLSSSSSACVSSSALSCSSSSSSSSLLSSSSPSSLASSSSTSSVSSASSSCGLNSSGRSNSPGHGHGHASGNVNVVSNSGGSNGSGNPNGSSSIVVTGSGNKQQSNNAVVSGVNAAAHTVNTGNPGKMAVEHSATVDKGLKMKIKRTKPGTKSSEAKHEIVKSNEINGTMSSQESGNGGGSVSLTGSSSNSGPTAGGSSAASALGQNAQNSECNASGSGAGGGGVGGSGGGGGGSGGGGGGGGGGGGGTGGCGIGAGGNGGVGGPGTATGGSAGAGGVGGGSGAGGQSSSSSSSSSSSSNKSKPSHSTGSGSGTGGTTSSTAGSKRGSSGHRRDKTRDKHEKPQSNHAIAQQSKSEMNGSARPSSGSGGGGAAGGGGGGGAGGGSGSGGTGGQSQTSSGPGPGPGPGPGPGIGNGAGAAAQSQGPPAAATAPQQSQGPPPSSRTGFSMSQGPGPPTSSATAPCPPPSPASATAAGPAAKPEQTKLASVPGTGTPITTTPDDAMDTAASPPPPKKLKTSVSEPKDMSDVCVGTSVGTITEPECLGPCEPGTSVTLEGIVWHETEGGVLVVNVTWRGKTYVGTLLDCTRHDWAPPRFCDSPTSDLDARTPKGRGKRGRAAANATPGNDLSNFTETRSSVHSKLRNGGAKGRRGAQGSPAASPSPAAFVPPRPDPAAKRKSRGPEEEDKNKRRAPPPTPPSGSPPASPVLLECPEPNCSKKYKHINGLKYHQSHAHGSADDDDTKEGITSMSENDESNIEAPSPATPVKSPADKPEGTPLRPASPPTGNMPPETPPPPPRVASPSIESPAPVLTSDKSIVKPGVLRFGQDDLPAPPPSIPTSTRQPSLQQQQQQQQSSNQSSLTGSNSPQSPSPRPSQSPRSVPSPHPSVNIPAPLNIPQPPQPSQMSQHPQQNPLLQPSPQPLQAGQPPTPQQQQLQASQQLQSSVQQQQQQQQQQQQQQQLPPAHQLSVQHSLSAPLGQPTQAHVVQQAGLQQQSQPTGLQGIAGQHPGLQGLANQVSQQQQAATQPGHPGQGVQSHLQQYQSVSLHAKMPQFKVKPTAALMPEQDKSKDPRASKPQGYKKKSRKSPGGSPHPSPLEAPIVDAAREDVQSPAYSDISDDAAPVLEAEPADKSKQGQEKDGKTSTTTHLPAHFSMYPYYGQPPYLVPSVPDSKPIDQKPSDLTPKQEMKPLNIPQMSSMASLQGVVSEKEKKELSQSVPQPQQQSHYYGGYGGYMPPGYPYQTAQSVSQQQQQQQQQQQQQQQIQEQEMHEQKAKIKQEPQSQQPSLKDKQHENHQILKESIEMKSQMSPYHVYHGGQSQRSAPPPPPPGPMQDDRRYYLYPSDQRRKEESSKQSQQAKAPPPSPKHQPKQEKPQDLGKNEDSKNKQEGVKPTMETQGPPPPPTSQYAYIHPGYMQPQHYGALPFDPGHPVYRGLSPMLVPGPYSGNPYLHQLPRYHAPEDLSRPPGGKALDLLQHHANQYYSAHKIHELQERALKSPTPKTSAASASPSSAGPTPSRPPSGPPSSVAGPGPPQPQNQQPTAKQQNQPGGQQSQQQQAPVDAGTGTLAKDNRSPPPQRHVHTHHHTHVGLGYPLLTGQYPAPYGAAMLASQQAAAVAASVISPFPPK; from the exons ATGGCGACCACGCCACTAGGCGGTCGCCTCCCTAACGTAAACCGCAAAGGACCATCTCCGTTCGTCGCTGCTAGCGGTGCTGGCAACAACATCAACTACAGCAACGCTAACGGCACCACCGGAagtaacaacaacaacaacgcCAACAATTACAACAGCGGTGGCAACATCGGCGGTGGTAGTAACGGTAATCACGTTGGCAAGAGCAACAGCACGAATAGCGAAAGTTGTACTACCAATaagaacaacaacaacaacaacaacaacaacaataataaccATCATACCAACAACAATTACGTTAGCCATCGCAACGGTGGTTACGAGAACGGTGGTAATAACGAGAAAGTCTGTGGCAATAACGGTAACGATATCGGCAGCAGTGctaacaacaacaacagcagcacCAGCAACAGCAGCTGCGGCGGCAGACACAACGGCGGCGGACAAGTTGGTAGTAACGTTGGAggcggaggaggaggaggaggaggaggaggtggtggtagcagcagcagcagcagcagcggTCACGCGTCGAGAAGCAAGGAACGCGGACTAACGGGAAAGGATCATCGTGATCATCGTGATCATCGCGATCACCGTGATAATCGTGATAATCGgcatcatcatcatcaccaccaccatcatcatcatcaccaCCATCATCACCATCACCATCATCATCAAGGTCGCGATAggtcctcgtcgtcgtcgtcgtcgtcgtcatcgGGACAACAGCGCGAGTGTAAAGCAAGCACGGTGGCTGCAAACACCGATGAGCTGGATCCGGCCGCGACGAATGCGACCAACAACTTTGAGTACGACGATAACGAATGGGACATTGGAATAGGAGATTTGATAATCGATCTTGATGCGGACATTGAGAAGACGAGGGACGAGAAATTGAGCTCAGGGACAGGCATGGCTTCAACGCCTGCCTCGGCAGCATCGGCAACCAATACCACGAATCATCATCACCAtcaccatcatcatcatcagcTGCAAAATTCCGCAAACGGCTTAGGCTCCTCGAACTTGTCTTCTTCTGTGACCTCAGCTAGTCCAAACGGTTGCGGACAGTCATCGAACTCATCGTtgtcctcgtcgtcgtcggcgTGCGTATCTTCGTCCGCGTTGTCCTGCTCCTCGTCgtcttcgtcgtcgtcgttgttaTCCTCGTCGTCGCCATCGTCGTTGGCGTCGTCCTCGTCGACGTCGTCCGTGTCGTCCGCGTCCTCTTCCTGCGGCCTCAACTCGTCCGGCCGATCGAACAGCCCCGGCCACGGTCACGGCCACGCAAGCGGAAACGTAAACGTCGTAAGTAATAGCGGCGGTAGCAACGGGTCCGGCAACCCGAACGGTTCCTCGTCAATCGTCGTAACGGGTTCGGGCAACAAGCAACAAAGCAACAACGCGGTGGTGAGTGGTGTGAACGCCGCCGCACACACAGTAAATACTGGTAATCCCGGCAAAATGGCCGTTGAACACTCGGCCACCGTCGACAAAGGCCTGAAAATGAAGATCAAACGAACGAAACCGGGCACGAAAAGCAGCGAGGCGAAACACGAGATCGTGAAATCGAACGAAATCAACGGTACGATGTCGTCGCAAGAGAGCGGAAACGGGGGCGGTTCGGTATCGTTGACCGGTTCGTCGTCCAACTCGGGGCCCACGGCCGGCGGCTCGTCGGCCGCATCGGCGCTTGGTCAGAACGCTCAGAACTCGGAATGTAACGCGAGTGGAAGCGGTGCCGGTGGTGGTGGTGTCGGTGGAagcggtggtggtggtggtggtagtGGCGGTGGTGGAGGCGGCGGTGGAGGCGGTGGCGGCGGTACCGGTGGTTGCGGTATCGGTGCCGGTGGAAACGGTGGCGTCGGTGGTCCCGGAACGGCCACCGGCGGTTCCGCTGGTGCCGGAGGTGTCGGTGGTGGCAGCGGTGCCGGTGGACAATCGTCTtcctcctcgtcctcgtcgtcCTCGTCGTCGAACAAATCGAAACCGAGTCATTCGACGGGTTCCGGCAGCGGGACCGGAGGCACCACTTCCTCGACCGCCGGTTCCAAGAGAGGCTCGAGCGGACATCGTCGGGACAAGACGCGGGACAAACACGAGAAGCCGCAGAGCAACCACGCGATCGCGCAACAGAGCAAGTCGGAGATGAATGGAAGCGCGAGGCCGAGTAGCGGAAGCGGTGGAGGCGGTGCTGCTGGAGGAGGCGGCGGTGGTGGCGCTGGTGGCGGTAGCGGGAGTGGCGGCACGGGTGGACAGAGTCAAACATCGAGCGGTCCGGGTCCGGGACCGGGGCCTGGGCCAGGGCCAGGGATCGGAAACGGGGCCGGGGCGGCCGCGCAATCTCAGGGACCGCCGGCGGCCGCGACCGCCCCTCAACAAAGTCAGGGACCACCGCCGAGCTCGCGGACCGGCTTTTCCATGTCTCAGGGGCCTGGTCCACCCACCAGTTCTGCCACGGCACCCTGTCCACCCCCGAGCCCGGCAAGCGCGACCGCCGCCGGTCCTGCTGCCAAACCTGAGCAAACCAAGCTTGCCTCGGTGCCCGGTACCGGAACTCCGATCACCACGACGCCCGACGATGCCATGGATACCGCGGCTAGTCCCCCGCCTCCCAAGAAGCTGAAGACTTCCGTATCCGAACCAAAG GACATGTCCGACGTATGCGTCGGCACTAGCGTGGGGACCATTACCGAACCGGAATGTCTGGGACCCTGCGAGCCTGGAACGTCGGTGACTCTCGAAGGCATCGTTTGGCACGAAACCGAAGGAG GTGTGCTGGTGGTGAATGTGACGTGGCGAGGGAAGACATACGTGGGTACGTTGCTGGATTGCACTCGCCACGACTGGGCACCGCCAAGGTTCTGCGACTCGCCAACGAGCGATCTAGACGCCCGGACGCCAAAGGGGCGCGGCAAACGCGGTCGGGCCGCGGCGAACGCGACACCCGGCAACGACCTGAGCAACTTTACGGAAACTAGGAGTTCGGTGCATAGCAAATTACGAAACGGTGGCGCGAAAGGACGTCGCGGTGCGCAAGGTTCACCGGCGGCAAGTCCTAGTCCAGCGGCGTTCGTACCCCCGCGACCGGATCCAGCTGCGAAGCGGAAATCTCGCGGTCCCGAAGAAGAGGATAAGAACAAAAGGCGAGCACCGCCACCGACGCCTCCGAGTGGCTCACCGCCGGCGAGTCCGGTGCTGCTCGAATGCCCGGAGCCGAACTGCAGCAAAAAGTACAAACACATCAACGGTCTAAAGTACCACCAGAGTCACGCGCACGGCTCGGCGGACGACGACGACACGAAAGAAGGAATCACCAGTATGTCCGAGAACGACGAGAGCAACATCGAGGCTCCGAGTCCGGCGACACCGGTGAAATCGCCTGCCGACAAACCCGAGGGAACCCCACTCAGGCCGGCTAGTCCTCCGACCGGCAACATGCCCCCAGAAACGCCACCTCCCCCGCCTCGAGTCGCATCGCCGAGCATAGAATCGCCCGCGCCTGTGTTAACCTCGGACAAGAGCATCGTGAAGCCAGGTGTACTCAGATTCGGACAAGACGATTTGCCCGCGCCTCCTCCCTCGATACCGACGTCGACGAGGCAACCGTCGctacagcagcaacagcaacagcagcaatcGTCGAATCAATCGTCGTTGACCGGTTCGAATTCGCCACAAAGTCCGAGCCCTCGACCCAGTCAATCTCCCAGGTCCGTACCCTCGCCCCATCCGAGCGTCAATATTCCTGCTCCCTTGAATATCCCCCAACCGCCGCAACCGTCCCAAATGTCGCAGCATCCGCAACAAAATCCCCTTCTGCAACCCAGTCCGCAACCGTTGCAGGCCGGTCAACCACCTACGCCGCAACAGCAACAACTTCAAGCGAGTCAGCAGTTGCAATCGTCCgtacaacaacaacaacagcagcagcagcagcagcagcaacaacaacaattaCCTCCCGCGCATCAGCTGTCAGTGCAACATTCGTTGTCCGCGCCACTTGGTCAACCGACGCAAGCTCACGTGGTGCAACAGGCTGGATTGCAGCAACAATCGCAACCGACCGGTTTGCAGGGTATCGCGGGTCAGCATCCGGGACTTCAGGGTCTGGCTAACCAGGTATCGCAGCAACAACAGGCTGCCACGCAACCGGGCCATCCGGGTCAGGGTGTACAGTCGCATTTGCAGCAGTATCAAAGCGTGTCGTTGCACGCTAAAATGCCGCAGTTTAAGGTCAAGCCGACCGCGGCTCTCATGCCCGAACAGGACAAGAGCAAAGATCCGAGGGCATCGAAGCCTCAGGGATACAAAAAGAAATCGAGGAAATCGCCCGGTGGCAGTCCGCATCCTTCGCCGTTGGAAGCACCGATCGTCGACGCCGCCAGGGAAGACGTCCAGAGTCCGGCGTACTCGGACATTTCCGACGACGCGGCGCCCGTTCTCGAAGCGGAACCGGCCGACAAATCGAAGCAGGGTCAGGAGAAGGACGGGAAAACAAGCACGACCACGCATCTGCCCGCTCACTTCAGCATGTACCCGTATTACGGGCAACCGCCTTACCTGGTGCCGAGCGTTCCGGACAGCAAGCCGATCGATCAGAAGCCGAGCGATTTAACGCCGAAACAGGAAATGAAACCGCTCAACATACCGCAAATGTCGAGCATGGCCAGTCTACAGGGTGTCGTTTCggaaaaggagaagaaggagCTGAGTCAGTCGGTGCCACAACCGCAACAGCAGTCGCACTATTACGGTGGTTACGGTGGTTACATGCCACCCGGATATCCCTATCAGACTGCGCAGTCCGTAtcgcaacagcagcagcagcagcaacaacagcagcagcagcaacagcagatACAGGAGCAAGAGATGCACGAACAGAAAGCAAAGATCAAACAGGAGCCGCAATCGCAGCAGCCTAGTTTGAAGGACAAGCAGCACGAAAATCATCAGATACTGAAAGAGAGCATCGAGATGAAGAGTCAGATGAGCCCGTACCATGTGTATCACGGGGGACAGAGTCAAAGGAGCGCGccaccgccaccgccaccCGGCCCGATGCAGGACGACCGAAGGTATTACCTGTACCCGAGCGATCAGAGGCGGAAGGAAGAATCGAGCAAACAGAGCCAACAAGCGAAGGCACCGCCGCCGAGTCCGAAGCATCAACCGAAACAGGAAAAGCCGCAAGATTTAGGGAAAAATGAGGACTCGAAGAACAAACAGGAAGGGGTTAAGCCAACGATGGAGACGCAAGGACCTCCTCCGCCTCCTACTTCGCAATACGCTTACATACATCCGGGTTACATGCAACCGCAACATTACGGCGCGTTGCCGTTCGACCCGGGTCATCCGGTTTATCGAGGACTCAGCCCGATGTTGGTCCCGGGACCGTACTCCGGTAACCCGTACCTCCATCAGTTACCGAGGTATCACGCGCCGGAGGATCTGAGCAGGCCACCCGGCGGCAAAGCACTCGACTTGCTTCAGCACCACGCGAATCAGTATTATTCGGCGCACAAGATACACGAACTTCAAGAGCGTGCGCTCAAATCCCCGACCCCGAAAACGTCCGCGGCTTCGGCGAGTCCCTCGTCGGCGGGGCCGACGCCTTCGCGACCGCCGAGCGGGCCGCCTAGTTCGGTCGCGGGCCCGGGTCCACCGCAGCCTCAGAACCAACAACCGACAGCGAAGCAACAGAATCAACCGGGGGGGCAGCAATCGCAGCAACAACAAGCGCCCGTCGACGCTGGGACCGGCACCTTGGCGAAAGACAATAGATCACCCCCGCCCCAACGACACGTGCACACCCACCATCACACGCACGTGGGCCTAGGTTACCCTCTTTTGACCGGACAATACCCCGCCCCTTACGGAG CGGCAATGCTGGCGAGTCAGCAGGCCGCCGCGGTAGCCGCATCGGTGATCTCGCCATTCCCGCCCAAGTGA
- the LOC114878753 gene encoding zinc finger protein 608-like isoform X2: MATTPLGGRLPNVNRKGPSPFVAASGAGNNINYSNANGTTGSNNNNNANNYNSGGNIGGGSNGNHVGKSNSTNSESCTTNKNNNNNNNNNNNNHHTNNNYVSHRNGGYENGGNNEKVCGNNGNDIGSSANNNNSSTSNSSCGGRHNGGGQVGSNVGGGGGGGGGGGGGSSSSSSSGHASRSKERGLTGKDHRDHRDHRDHRDNRDNRHHHHHHHHHHHHHHHHHHHHHQGRDRSSSSSSSSSSGQQRECKASTVAANTDELDPAATNATNNFEYDDNEWDIGIGDLIIDLDADIEKTRDEKLSSGTGMASTPASAASATNTTNHHHHHHHHHQLQNSANGLGSSNLSSSVTSASPNGCGQSSNSSLSSSSSACVSSSALSCSSSSSSSSLLSSSSPSSLASSSSTSSVSSASSSCGLNSSGRSNSPGHGHGHASGNVNVDMSDVCVGTSVGTITEPECLGPCEPGTSVTLEGIVWHETEGGVLVVNVTWRGKTYVGTLLDCTRHDWAPPRFCDSPTSDLDARTPKGRGKRGRAAANATPGNDLSNFTETRSSVHSKLRNGGAKGRRGAQGSPAASPSPAAFVPPRPDPAAKRKSRGPEEEDKNKRRAPPPTPPSGSPPASPVLLECPEPNCSKKYKHINGLKYHQSHAHGSADDDDTKEGITSMSENDESNIEAPSPATPVKSPADKPEGTPLRPASPPTGNMPPETPPPPPRVASPSIESPAPVLTSDKSIVKPGVLRFGQDDLPAPPPSIPTSTRQPSLQQQQQQQQSSNQSSLTGSNSPQSPSPRPSQSPRSVPSPHPSVNIPAPLNIPQPPQPSQMSQHPQQNPLLQPSPQPLQAGQPPTPQQQQLQASQQLQSSVQQQQQQQQQQQQQQQLPPAHQLSVQHSLSAPLGQPTQAHVVQQAGLQQQSQPTGLQGIAGQHPGLQGLANQVSQQQQAATQPGHPGQGVQSHLQQYQSVSLHAKMPQFKVKPTAALMPEQDKSKDPRASKPQGYKKKSRKSPGGSPHPSPLEAPIVDAAREDVQSPAYSDISDDAAPVLEAEPADKSKQGQEKDGKTSTTTHLPAHFSMYPYYGQPPYLVPSVPDSKPIDQKPSDLTPKQEMKPLNIPQMSSMASLQGVVSEKEKKELSQSVPQPQQQSHYYGGYGGYMPPGYPYQTAQSVSQQQQQQQQQQQQQQQIQEQEMHEQKAKIKQEPQSQQPSLKDKQHENHQILKESIEMKSQMSPYHVYHGGQSQRSAPPPPPPGPMQDDRRYYLYPSDQRRKEESSKQSQQAKAPPPSPKHQPKQEKPQDLGKNEDSKNKQEGVKPTMETQGPPPPPTSQYAYIHPGYMQPQHYGALPFDPGHPVYRGLSPMLVPGPYSGNPYLHQLPRYHAPEDLSRPPGGKALDLLQHHANQYYSAHKIHELQERALKSPTPKTSAASASPSSAGPTPSRPPSGPPSSVAGPGPPQPQNQQPTAKQQNQPGGQQSQQQQAPVDAGTGTLAKDNRSPPPQRHVHTHHHTHVGLGYPLLTGQYPAPYGAAMLASQQAAAVAASVISPFPPK; this comes from the exons ATGGCGACCACGCCACTAGGCGGTCGCCTCCCTAACGTAAACCGCAAAGGACCATCTCCGTTCGTCGCTGCTAGCGGTGCTGGCAACAACATCAACTACAGCAACGCTAACGGCACCACCGGAagtaacaacaacaacaacgcCAACAATTACAACAGCGGTGGCAACATCGGCGGTGGTAGTAACGGTAATCACGTTGGCAAGAGCAACAGCACGAATAGCGAAAGTTGTACTACCAATaagaacaacaacaacaacaacaacaacaacaataataaccATCATACCAACAACAATTACGTTAGCCATCGCAACGGTGGTTACGAGAACGGTGGTAATAACGAGAAAGTCTGTGGCAATAACGGTAACGATATCGGCAGCAGTGctaacaacaacaacagcagcacCAGCAACAGCAGCTGCGGCGGCAGACACAACGGCGGCGGACAAGTTGGTAGTAACGTTGGAggcggaggaggaggaggaggaggaggaggtggtggtagcagcagcagcagcagcagcggTCACGCGTCGAGAAGCAAGGAACGCGGACTAACGGGAAAGGATCATCGTGATCATCGTGATCATCGCGATCACCGTGATAATCGTGATAATCGgcatcatcatcatcaccaccaccatcatcatcatcaccaCCATCATCACCATCACCATCATCATCAAGGTCGCGATAggtcctcgtcgtcgtcgtcgtcgtcgtcatcgGGACAACAGCGCGAGTGTAAAGCAAGCACGGTGGCTGCAAACACCGATGAGCTGGATCCGGCCGCGACGAATGCGACCAACAACTTTGAGTACGACGATAACGAATGGGACATTGGAATAGGAGATTTGATAATCGATCTTGATGCGGACATTGAGAAGACGAGGGACGAGAAATTGAGCTCAGGGACAGGCATGGCTTCAACGCCTGCCTCGGCAGCATCGGCAACCAATACCACGAATCATCATCACCAtcaccatcatcatcatcagcTGCAAAATTCCGCAAACGGCTTAGGCTCCTCGAACTTGTCTTCTTCTGTGACCTCAGCTAGTCCAAACGGTTGCGGACAGTCATCGAACTCATCGTtgtcctcgtcgtcgtcggcgTGCGTATCTTCGTCCGCGTTGTCCTGCTCCTCGTCgtcttcgtcgtcgtcgttgttaTCCTCGTCGTCGCCATCGTCGTTGGCGTCGTCCTCGTCGACGTCGTCCGTGTCGTCCGCGTCCTCTTCCTGCGGCCTCAACTCGTCCGGCCGATCGAACAGCCCCGGCCACGGTCACGGCCACGCAAGCGGAAACGTAAACGTC GACATGTCCGACGTATGCGTCGGCACTAGCGTGGGGACCATTACCGAACCGGAATGTCTGGGACCCTGCGAGCCTGGAACGTCGGTGACTCTCGAAGGCATCGTTTGGCACGAAACCGAAGGAG GTGTGCTGGTGGTGAATGTGACGTGGCGAGGGAAGACATACGTGGGTACGTTGCTGGATTGCACTCGCCACGACTGGGCACCGCCAAGGTTCTGCGACTCGCCAACGAGCGATCTAGACGCCCGGACGCCAAAGGGGCGCGGCAAACGCGGTCGGGCCGCGGCGAACGCGACACCCGGCAACGACCTGAGCAACTTTACGGAAACTAGGAGTTCGGTGCATAGCAAATTACGAAACGGTGGCGCGAAAGGACGTCGCGGTGCGCAAGGTTCACCGGCGGCAAGTCCTAGTCCAGCGGCGTTCGTACCCCCGCGACCGGATCCAGCTGCGAAGCGGAAATCTCGCGGTCCCGAAGAAGAGGATAAGAACAAAAGGCGAGCACCGCCACCGACGCCTCCGAGTGGCTCACCGCCGGCGAGTCCGGTGCTGCTCGAATGCCCGGAGCCGAACTGCAGCAAAAAGTACAAACACATCAACGGTCTAAAGTACCACCAGAGTCACGCGCACGGCTCGGCGGACGACGACGACACGAAAGAAGGAATCACCAGTATGTCCGAGAACGACGAGAGCAACATCGAGGCTCCGAGTCCGGCGACACCGGTGAAATCGCCTGCCGACAAACCCGAGGGAACCCCACTCAGGCCGGCTAGTCCTCCGACCGGCAACATGCCCCCAGAAACGCCACCTCCCCCGCCTCGAGTCGCATCGCCGAGCATAGAATCGCCCGCGCCTGTGTTAACCTCGGACAAGAGCATCGTGAAGCCAGGTGTACTCAGATTCGGACAAGACGATTTGCCCGCGCCTCCTCCCTCGATACCGACGTCGACGAGGCAACCGTCGctacagcagcaacagcaacagcagcaatcGTCGAATCAATCGTCGTTGACCGGTTCGAATTCGCCACAAAGTCCGAGCCCTCGACCCAGTCAATCTCCCAGGTCCGTACCCTCGCCCCATCCGAGCGTCAATATTCCTGCTCCCTTGAATATCCCCCAACCGCCGCAACCGTCCCAAATGTCGCAGCATCCGCAACAAAATCCCCTTCTGCAACCCAGTCCGCAACCGTTGCAGGCCGGTCAACCACCTACGCCGCAACAGCAACAACTTCAAGCGAGTCAGCAGTTGCAATCGTCCgtacaacaacaacaacagcagcagcagcagcagcagcaacaacaacaattaCCTCCCGCGCATCAGCTGTCAGTGCAACATTCGTTGTCCGCGCCACTTGGTCAACCGACGCAAGCTCACGTGGTGCAACAGGCTGGATTGCAGCAACAATCGCAACCGACCGGTTTGCAGGGTATCGCGGGTCAGCATCCGGGACTTCAGGGTCTGGCTAACCAGGTATCGCAGCAACAACAGGCTGCCACGCAACCGGGCCATCCGGGTCAGGGTGTACAGTCGCATTTGCAGCAGTATCAAAGCGTGTCGTTGCACGCTAAAATGCCGCAGTTTAAGGTCAAGCCGACCGCGGCTCTCATGCCCGAACAGGACAAGAGCAAAGATCCGAGGGCATCGAAGCCTCAGGGATACAAAAAGAAATCGAGGAAATCGCCCGGTGGCAGTCCGCATCCTTCGCCGTTGGAAGCACCGATCGTCGACGCCGCCAGGGAAGACGTCCAGAGTCCGGCGTACTCGGACATTTCCGACGACGCGGCGCCCGTTCTCGAAGCGGAACCGGCCGACAAATCGAAGCAGGGTCAGGAGAAGGACGGGAAAACAAGCACGACCACGCATCTGCCCGCTCACTTCAGCATGTACCCGTATTACGGGCAACCGCCTTACCTGGTGCCGAGCGTTCCGGACAGCAAGCCGATCGATCAGAAGCCGAGCGATTTAACGCCGAAACAGGAAATGAAACCGCTCAACATACCGCAAATGTCGAGCATGGCCAGTCTACAGGGTGTCGTTTCggaaaaggagaagaaggagCTGAGTCAGTCGGTGCCACAACCGCAACAGCAGTCGCACTATTACGGTGGTTACGGTGGTTACATGCCACCCGGATATCCCTATCAGACTGCGCAGTCCGTAtcgcaacagcagcagcagcagcaacaacagcagcagcagcaacagcagatACAGGAGCAAGAGATGCACGAACAGAAAGCAAAGATCAAACAGGAGCCGCAATCGCAGCAGCCTAGTTTGAAGGACAAGCAGCACGAAAATCATCAGATACTGAAAGAGAGCATCGAGATGAAGAGTCAGATGAGCCCGTACCATGTGTATCACGGGGGACAGAGTCAAAGGAGCGCGccaccgccaccgccaccCGGCCCGATGCAGGACGACCGAAGGTATTACCTGTACCCGAGCGATCAGAGGCGGAAGGAAGAATCGAGCAAACAGAGCCAACAAGCGAAGGCACCGCCGCCGAGTCCGAAGCATCAACCGAAACAGGAAAAGCCGCAAGATTTAGGGAAAAATGAGGACTCGAAGAACAAACAGGAAGGGGTTAAGCCAACGATGGAGACGCAAGGACCTCCTCCGCCTCCTACTTCGCAATACGCTTACATACATCCGGGTTACATGCAACCGCAACATTACGGCGCGTTGCCGTTCGACCCGGGTCATCCGGTTTATCGAGGACTCAGCCCGATGTTGGTCCCGGGACCGTACTCCGGTAACCCGTACCTCCATCAGTTACCGAGGTATCACGCGCCGGAGGATCTGAGCAGGCCACCCGGCGGCAAAGCACTCGACTTGCTTCAGCACCACGCGAATCAGTATTATTCGGCGCACAAGATACACGAACTTCAAGAGCGTGCGCTCAAATCCCCGACCCCGAAAACGTCCGCGGCTTCGGCGAGTCCCTCGTCGGCGGGGCCGACGCCTTCGCGACCGCCGAGCGGGCCGCCTAGTTCGGTCGCGGGCCCGGGTCCACCGCAGCCTCAGAACCAACAACCGACAGCGAAGCAACAGAATCAACCGGGGGGGCAGCAATCGCAGCAACAACAAGCGCCCGTCGACGCTGGGACCGGCACCTTGGCGAAAGACAATAGATCACCCCCGCCCCAACGACACGTGCACACCCACCATCACACGCACGTGGGCCTAGGTTACCCTCTTTTGACCGGACAATACCCCGCCCCTTACGGAG CGGCAATGCTGGCGAGTCAGCAGGCCGCCGCGGTAGCCGCATCGGTGATCTCGCCATTCCCGCCCAAGTGA